The genomic region TCCGGGTGTATCTGGCGGTGGACCGGCTGGGGGTGGTGAACCGGCTGGGGATCGCTGACACCGTGGGCATCGCCACCCCGAGCCAAGTGGCCTGGCTGGTGGGCACCCTGCGTCGGCTGACCCGGGCCGACATCGAGTTCCACGGCCACAACGACACCGGCTGCGCCATCGCCAACGCCTTCGCCGCCCTGGAGGCCGGCGCCACCCACATCGACACCACCGTCCTGGGCATCGGGGAGCGCAACGGGATCACCCCCCTGGGGGGCTTCATCGCCCGGATGTATACGATCCACCGGGACCTGGTGCGGCGCAAGTATAACCTCAAGAAGCTGCGGGAGCTGGAACAGATGGTGGCGGAGATGGTGGGGGTCGAGATCCCCTTCAACAACTACATCACCGGCCTGGCCGCCTTCACCCACAAGGCCGGCATCCACGCCAAGGCCATCCTGAACAACCCGGAGACCTACGAGGCCCTGGACCCCCAGGACTTCGGGATGACCCGCTACATCTCCATCGCCCACCGGCTGACCGGATGGAATGCGGTGAAGGCCCGGGCGGAGCAGCTGGGGCTGAGCCTGAGCGACGAGCAGATCCGGGAGATCACCGCCCACATCAAGGCCCTGGCGGATGAGAAGCGGATCACCCTCAACGACGTGGACGAGATGCTCCGGCGATGGGCGGACGGACACAGGGAGCCGGATCCGGTTTGGGAGGCGCGGGGATGAGCGGGCAGACCTTCGCCCAGAAGGCCATCGCCCGGGCGGCCGGGCTCCCCGACGTGGCCGTGGGGCAGATCGTGGACGTGCGCCCCGACCTCATCCTCAGCCACGACAACACCGCCGCCATCGCGGCCATGTTCTACCGGCTGGGCCTGAAAAAGGTGCGCGATCCGGACCGCCTGGCCATCACCCTGGATCACGCGGTGCCGCCCCCCACCCCGCGCCACGCCCAGAACCACGCGGAGATCCGCCGCTTCGTGGCCGAGCAGGGCATCCGGAACTTCTTCGAGGCCGGGCGGGGGATCTGCCATCAGGTGCTGAGCGAGGAAGCCCTGGTCCTCCCCGGCCAGATGATCCTGGGCGCCGACAGCCACACCACCCACTTCGGCTGGATGGGCGCCTTCGGGGCCGGGGTCGGTCGCAGCGAGGTGCTGGCCCTCTGGGCCACCGGGGAGATCTGGCTGCGGGTGCCGGAAAGCATCCGCATCGTCCTGACCGGCCGCCTGCCCCCCGGCGTGACGGCCAAGGACCTGTGCCTCCGGATCTTCCGAGATCTGGGGGCCGACGGCGGGCTGTATCGCTCCGTGGAGTTCACAGGGGAGGGAGTTCGCCATCTCTCGGTTGAGAGCCGCATGGTGATCGCCAATTTCATGGCCGAGTTCGGAGTTAAGAACGCCTACCTCCCCCCTGACGACCGCGTCTTCGACTGGCTGGCCCCGCGCCGGGCCCGGCGGACCGGGGAGCCCATCGAGGCGGTCCGTGAGCGCATCGCCGCCGGAGCCCTGTATCCGGATCCAGACGCGCCGTATGAGGCGGAATACGTCTACCGCCTGGAGGATCTGGAGCCGATGGTGGCCTGCCCGCACGCCGTCGATCACGTGCGCCCCCTCCGGGAGGTCGCCGGGACCCGCATCGACATGGCCTTCATCGGCACCTGCAC from Thermoflexus hugenholtzii JAD2 harbors:
- a CDS encoding 3-isopropylmalate dehydratase large subunit, with product MSGQTFAQKAIARAAGLPDVAVGQIVDVRPDLILSHDNTAAIAAMFYRLGLKKVRDPDRLAITLDHAVPPPTPRHAQNHAEIRRFVAEQGIRNFFEAGRGICHQVLSEEALVLPGQMILGADSHTTHFGWMGAFGAGVGRSEVLALWATGEIWLRVPESIRIVLTGRLPPGVTAKDLCLRIFRDLGADGGLYRSVEFTGEGVRHLSVESRMVIANFMAEFGVKNAYLPPDDRVFDWLAPRRARRTGEPIEAVRERIAAGALYPDPDAPYEAEYVYRLEDLEPMVACPHAVDHVRPLREVAGTRIDMAFIGTCTNGRLEDIAAAAAILRGRRIAPGVRLLVIPASREVLEEALRRGFIQTLVEAGAMIGIPGCGPCMGNHMGIPAPGEVVISSGSRNFRGRMGTPDAEIYLASPAVVAASALRGVITDPREIAT
- the lysS gene encoding homocitrate synthase, with the translated sequence MDQFYIIESTLREGEQFVGAHFSTEDKIRIARALDEFGVEYIELTNPSASPKSFEDCRAIARLGLRCKVLTHIRCHLEDAKRALETGVDGIDVVIGVSSYLRRFSHGMSVEEIIDRAAEVLTFIREQAPHIELRFSTEDTFRSDPADLLRVYLAVDRLGVVNRLGIADTVGIATPSQVAWLVGTLRRLTRADIEFHGHNDTGCAIANAFAALEAGATHIDTTVLGIGERNGITPLGGFIARMYTIHRDLVRRKYNLKKLRELEQMVAEMVGVEIPFNNYITGLAAFTHKAGIHAKAILNNPETYEALDPQDFGMTRYISIAHRLTGWNAVKARAEQLGLSLSDEQIREITAHIKALADEKRITLNDVDEMLRRWADGHREPDPVWEARG